One stretch of Manis pentadactyla isolate mManPen7 chromosome 10, mManPen7.hap1, whole genome shotgun sequence DNA includes these proteins:
- the LOC130679344 gene encoding olfactory receptor 6C76 produces MRNRTSVTNFILLGLTNNPEVQVVIFLFLFFTYVLSVTGNLTIIVLTLLDSHLKTPMYFFLRNFSFLEISFTSVCNPRFLISILTGDKSISYNACAAQLFFFIFLGSTEFFLLASMSYDRYVAICKPLHYTTIMSNKICCQLVVGSWLAAFLVIFPPLTMGLQLDFCDSNVIDHFTCDSAPLLQISCTDTSTLELMSFVLAVLTLMSTLTLVILSYSYILRTILRIPSAQQRKKAFSTCSSHMIVVSLSYRSCIFMYVKTSAKEGVALTKGIAMLNTSVAPMLNPFIYTLRNQQVKQAFKDVLRKILSSKTLT; encoded by the coding sequence atgagaaacagaACATCAGTAACAAATTTCATCCTTCTGGGTCTGACCAATAATCCAGAAGTGCAGGTTgtgattttcctctttttatttttcacatatgtCCTAAGTGTTACTGGAAATCTCACTATCATTGTTCTCACCCTGCTGGATTCCCACCTGAAGacccccatgtatttcttcctcaggaatttctccttcttagaaatttcatttacttctgtCTGTAACCCTAGATTTTTGATCAGCATCCTAACTGGAGACAAATCTATTTCCTACAATGCTTGTGCAGCtcagctatttttttttatcttccttgGTTCGACGGAGTTTTTCCTTCTGGCCTCTATGTCCTATgatcgctatgtggccatctgcaaacctcTGCATTACACAACCATCATGAGTAACAAGATCTGCTGCCAGCTTGTAGTCGGCTCTTGGCTGGCTGCCTTCTTGGTGATCTTCCCTCCGCTGACCATGGGGCTGCAGCTGGATTTCTGTGACTCCAATGTCATTGACCACTTCACCTGTGATTCTGCTCCTTTACTGCAGATCTCTTGCACAGACACCAGTACTCTGGAGCTCATGAGCTTTGTTTTAGCTGTGCTTACGCTTATGTCCACTTTGACGTTAGTAATTCTCTCCTACTCTTACATCCTCAGGACAATTCTGAGAATCCCCTCAGcccaacaaagaaaaaaggcttTCTCGACTTGCTCCTCCCACATGattgttgtctctctctcttacagaagCTGCATCTTCATGTACGTGAAAACATCAGCCAAGGAAGGGGTTGCATTGACAAAAGGGATAGCTATGCTCAATACCTCTGTCGCTCCTatgctgaatccatttatttataCCTTAAGGAACCAGCAGGTGAAACAAGCATTTAAAGATGTTCTGAGAAAGATACTTTCCTCAAAAACATTGACCTGA